The Desulfosoma sp. genome has a segment encoding these proteins:
- a CDS encoding FKBP-type peptidyl-prolyl cis-trans isomerase has translation MLVDEEAPLEVLKDRLVVLEYTVTLEDGSVILGGDEPAAMNFAVGYGQVLPALEARLLGHKEGETLQFVIPADEAFGPYDPRQVKRRSFEDFPQGRDLQPGKWVLASNDRTGARYSYYVQSKDDEGVVLDFNHPLAGHDLYYHVNILKVRDLTPEELVELRPCQGAS, from the coding sequence GTGTTAGTGGACGAAGAAGCTCCTTTGGAAGTGCTCAAAGACCGCCTTGTCGTACTGGAATATACCGTCACCCTTGAAGACGGCTCTGTGATCCTTGGAGGAGACGAGCCGGCGGCCATGAATTTCGCCGTAGGCTACGGTCAGGTTCTTCCTGCGCTGGAAGCCCGCCTTTTGGGACACAAGGAAGGGGAAACACTACAGTTTGTGATTCCCGCCGACGAGGCTTTCGGGCCCTATGATCCCCGCCAGGTAAAGCGTCGCTCTTTTGAAGACTTTCCTCAGGGCCGTGATCTCCAGCCCGGGAAATGGGTTCTCGCCTCCAACGACCGCACGGGCGCACGGTATAGCTATTATGTTCAGTCGAAAGACGACGAAGGGGTGGTTTTGGATTTCAATCATCCTCTGGCCGGACACGATCTTTACTATCATGTGAATATCCTTAAAGTTCGAGATTTGACCCCCGAAGAACTGGTCGAGCTCCGCCCGTGTCAAGGGGCGTCGTGA